Below is a window of Undibacterium sp. YM2 DNA.
TCCGCTGAAGCCATCACTGTTTTCTCAAAATTGACTGACGATTACCCGGAATTGCCCGAGCCTTACAACAACCTGGCCGTCCTGTATGCCTCGTCAGGTCAATATGACAAGGCCCGCGCGGCCCTTGAAATGGCCATCAGGACCAACCCGACTTATGGCACTGCCCACGAAAACCTCGGTGATGTGTACGCAAAACTGGCGAGCCAGGCCTATGACAAGGCCCTGCAACTTGATGCCGGCAATAATACTGCCAAGTTAAAACTGACCCTGGTCAAAAATCTGGTGGGCAATACTACCGGTGGCACCAATCCTAAAACTGCCATGGCATCCCAGGCGGCTGCCAGCACAGCCACCCCGGCAAAGACCAGCGCTGCCACAGTCGCGACTGCAAAACCCGAGACAGAAACAGCCAAGCCAGAACCAAAATCCAAACCGGCACCTGCGGCCACTGCTTCTGGCGACAAATCAGAAGACGATGTGCTCAAAGCCGTAGAGAACTGGGCCAAGGCCTGGAGCAGCAAAGACACCAATGCCTATCTGGGGCATTATGCAAAAGACTTCCAGACACCCAAGGGCGAATCCTATAAAGCCTGGGCGGAAGAACGCCGCAACAGGATAGAAGGCAAAGGCCGTATCAACGTCAAAATTGAGTCCGCCAAAATTGATGTCGATGGCAATACTGCGACAGTCAAGTTCCGCCAGATATATACATCTGACCAGTTGACTGCCAACAGCCGCAAAACCTTGCACATGGTGAAGCAAGATGGCAAGTGGCAGATCAAACAGGAGCGTGCGGGTAGCTAATGTTTTTCGCTGTCAATTCTGATGCTCCGGCCACATGCGCAGCCGGAAAATCACGCATTTTTGCTGTTCTTGCACTGACATGCCTGGCGTACCTGGTTACGCCGCTGCAAGTCATGGCCAAGTCACGCCCCAATAAAGTTGCTCCGGCCGAG
It encodes the following:
- a CDS encoding tetratricopeptide repeat protein, whose product is MRQILKNVLTLSSLSLLLMSAHVRADDAADVGKLLRSGQVSEALQKVEAALAQRPKDAQMRFLKGLILTEQNKSAEAITVFSKLTDDYPELPEPYNNLAVLYASSGQYDKARAALEMAIRTNPTYGTAHENLGDVYAKLASQAYDKALQLDAGNNTAKLKLTLVKNLVGNTTGGTNPKTAMASQAAASTATPAKTSAATVATAKPETETAKPEPKSKPAPAATASGDKSEDDVLKAVENWAKAWSSKDTNAYLGHYAKDFQTPKGESYKAWAEERRNRIEGKGRINVKIESAKIDVDGNTATVKFRQIYTSDQLTANSRKTLHMVKQDGKWQIKQERAGS